TGCCTCGACGGATACACCGGCTCCTATTGCCAGAAGGAGATCAACGAGTGCGACTCCGCGCCGTGCCAGAACGGCGCCGTGTGCAAGGACCTCGTCGGCACTTACCAGTGCCAATGTGCCAAAGGATTCCAGGGCCAGAACTGCGAACTCAACGTTAACGATTGCCTGCCAAACCCGTGCCAGAATGGCGGAACTTGCCACGATCTGATCAACAACTTCTCTTGTTCCTGTCCCTTTGGCACTTTGGGGAAGATCTGCGAGATCAACGTCAATGATTGCAAGCAAGACGCGTGTCACAACAACGGCTCATGCATCGACAAAGTAGGTGGGTTCGAGTGTAAGTGCCCGCCCGGGTTCGTCGGCCCGCGGTGCGAAGGAGACATCAACGAATGCCTCTCGAACCCTTGCTCAGCGCCCGGCACTCAGGACTGCGTGCAGTTAGTCAACGACTACCACTGTAACTGTAAACCTGGCTACATGGGCAGACATTGTGATGCCAAAGTCAACTTCTGCGCAAACTCTCCGTGCCAGAGTGGAGGAATATGTACAGCGATTCAAGGCGGTCACGAATGCCTATGCAACGACGGATTCTACGGTAAAAATTGCGAATATTCTGGCTATGCTTGCGACTCCAATCCTTGCCAGAATGGCGGGTATTGCCACACGTCTGAAATTGGAGGTTATGTGTGTGAATGCTTGTCAGGGTTGTCAGGCATCAATTGCGAGGTAGATTCTATGAATGAGTGTCTCAGTAATCCTTGCAAACATCCTGAGGCGCGCTGTATCGACAAACCTGGAGACTATCTCTGTTACTGCCCGAGACAGTGGACCGGCAAGAATTGCGACATCCACGACCCTCATTCGAGAGGAGGGTATGGTAGCGGCGGATTCAACAGCAAGAATCCAGTGTTAACATTACAAGAACTTGATTTGGCTTACCAACGGGAACAATGCGTGAAATTGGGCTGCAAAGAGAAACAAGCTGACCACCACTGTGACGAAGAATGCAACACGTACGCATGTGAATTTGATGGGAATGACTGTTCATTGGGTATCAACCCTTGGGCTAACTGTACTGCTCCAATCAAATGCTGGGAAGTGTTCATGGATGGCGAATGTAACGAAGTCTGCAACACACAAGCTTGTCTTTTCGATGGTCGAGATTGCCAGAAATCCTTGCAAAGATGCAACCCTATTTACGACGCATATTGCCAGAAGCATTACGCTAACGGTCACTGCGATTACGGCTGCAACAATGCTGAGTGTAATTGGGATGGTCTGGATTGCGAAAGTGAGCCTCCTCATTTGGCTGAAGGAGTCATGTCAGTTACCTTACTTATGGATATGAGAACGTTCAAAGAAAACTCTGTAGCGTTCTTGCGAGATTTGGGGCACCAACTACGGACAACTGTGTTGATAAAGAAGGATCATTTAGGAAACGATATGGTCTACCCATGGAAGGGATCGACCGACGTTGGTCTCCAGGATACAGAGTTCGGTAAGAAGCACAACATCGTCTTTACCGAAAGGGGACAGTCAGGAGTACTGGTGTACCTAGAGATCGACAACAGGAAGTGCACCAGCATGTCTAGCTCTGAGTGCTTCTTCTCGGCGCAGGAAGCTGCGGAGTTCTTGGCCGCTACGGCGTCCAAGCATTCCTTGTCACCGGACTTTCCGATATTTCAAGTTAAAGGCGTAAATCCACCCACAACTGACGATGGCCAAACCAACTACAAATATGTGTTCATCGGAGTGATATTATGCCTTCTTGCTGGTCTTTTGATCGGAGTGTTAGTAACGGCGAATAGGAAGCGTGCTGCAGGTGTGACGTGGTTCCCTGAAGGGTTCATGCGGAACAATTCCTCGACGAGAAGACGTTCGCGTCGCCGAGGACCTGATGGGCAGGAGATGAGGAACCTCAACAAAGGGTCCATGGGTTGTATCGATGTAGATATTAACGGAGGTCATATGGTGCCTCCTCACTGGTCTGACGAGGACGATGATGGGTCAGCTCCTCCCAGAGCTAAGAGGGCACGAGGGCCCGGCGACGCCAATGGCGCTCCGGGAGGCTACGCGTCTGATCACACAGCGATCACGGACTACGAGGAGGCGGGTCACGACTCTCGGGTGTGGACGCAGCAGCACCTGGACGCGGCGGACATCAGGGTGCCGCCGAGCATGATGACGCCGCCGGGCATCCACGACGGGCACGTGGACGTGGACGCGCGCGGGCCGCTGGGCATGACGCCGCTGATGGTGGCGgccgtgcgcggcggcgggctgGACGCGGGCTCCGACGCGGAGGACGAGGCCGCCGCGCACGCCATCTCCGAGCTCGTGGCGCAGGGCGCGCAGCTCGACGCCGCCATGGACAAGACCGGCGAGACCAGTCTGCATCTCGCCGCCAGGTACACAACACTATGCtctattcatatttatacaCACAAACTTGCATGTCagcattttaataaacttaattattgcTATGAATCCATACCTTGTCACAAATCTATTTCATTTTGACCGTTATACGAGCTAGTTCATGGTTTGACGCACGGTCTAAATTCCACTAATGACTTGCTATATACTTTGAATATTACAGTAGTACATCAAGAACCAAAAGCTTTATTCatcaacagaaataaaaaaaaataaaattgttcagTACCATACATTCTACTTTAACATTATCTTATTATTCACCAGGTACGCGCGAGCGGACGCTGCCAAACGTCTCCTCGACGCCGGTGCAGACGCAAACTCGCAGGACAACACCGGCCGGACGCCGTTACACGCCGCCGTCGCTGCAGACGCGCTCGGCGTGTTCCAAATCCTGCTCAGGAATAGAGCCACCAACCTCAATGCGAGGATGCATGACGGCACCACGCCACTCATTTTGGCTGCTAGGTGAGAGATTTTTGGtgttattgttgattttatattcTTCTGGATTAACATGTCGCAGAAGGTGTATATTTAGAACTGAATAATAAGAAGTATGtctgtatacaaatatatattctaattaaaaacaatgtggctcgtaatagatatttttgttgCCATGAcattttttaacttttacatTGCAAAGAAAATCGAAACTTAAGTAGCAGTTTATCCTCGAAATCTTAGGTACAAATACTTACTAACGCAACCCGAATAATATAAAGtcattaaaaatctatttcttCCAGACTGGCCATCGAGGGAATGGTGGAGGACCTGATCAACGCCGATGCGGATATAAACGCGGCGGACAACAGCGGCAAGACGGCGCTGCACTGGGCCGCTGCCGTTAACAATGTTGACGCCGTCAACGTGTTACTCGCGCACGGTGCCAACAGAGACGCGCAAGACGATAAggtactttattataattgtactaAAGTTCAAAGTCTGTAAACGATGACTAGGTACAATTaagaactttataatttttataaatagacttAAAATTAGGTTGACGATAAGTTAAGTTTTTGATGCATTAAATCAAAGGGTGGCTATTGGATAAGCTTTACGAAATAATAGTCTGTCAGTTAATGCAGCTCAATCGTCACTCTTAGTAATTTTTGCTGTCTCGTTATCATCAAGTTTTCATTTCCAGGATGAAACCCCGCTGTTCCTGGGCGCTCGAGAAGGTTCATACGGCGCGTGCCGAGCGTTGCTGGACGCGATGGCGAACAGAGAGATCACGGACCACATGGACCGACTGCCGCGCGACGTGGCGCAGGAGCGCATGCACGACGACATCGTGCGCCTCCTCGACGACCActgcccgcgcccgccgccgcagCATCACCATCTCATGTGTACGTACGCTGGGATGGGTACCAATTCACGTTTATCATCATATCTCGTTTGCATCATAAGTCAATGAAAACATGGATTCCTCGATCGTAGTCTAAAGTACGGCCGTACTTGTGAGGAAAGTACGCATAGATATCTTAGCTACTTTCTGAGACTACGGCTTATTTTAATGCATGCATCTATCTACAATAGCCACCGTAACAATAAATAACCGTATGTTTTCCCGACAGCATCTCCGAACCCACACCCGCAGCTGCTGAACCAGCCAACAGTGATCAGCGCGTCGGCGGCTAAGGGTAAGCCGAAGAAGCCGCGCGCCAAGGCCGGGCCCGACAGCCCGCAGGACCAAATTTTCGACAACAACAACTTGCAACAAACACAAATAAGACGGTACGATGTTTATATATTCTTGTACTAGCACAGTGAGCTGATCGTACATCGATTTGTCTGTCAGTCAGTTATGTGTTTAGTGTGAGTGTTTATTGAGTTTAATGTCGTTTGCAGGAAGCCAAGCGTAAAAAAGAGTAATAAGAAAGTGGCACAGGAAGTGCCACAGAGCGTTGAGAGCCTGGGCTCTAGCCTCAGCCCTGTTGAATCACCGCTCCAAAATTTACAGGTAAATTATTCAATCCTGCAATACTGTCAAAAgtttaatctttttatttcaaagatgAAGGTGAAGTTGCAAAAGTAACCTACGGCATATCTATTCTCTAGAATTACCAAAATCCATAGGATATACTATACTCCATAGTCGGTAATTTAGAGTCCGGCTCGAAGGACTACTTGTAAATGCAGTGCACTTTTATTGATGGACGTTACGCCTTTCGTAGATTATGAAATGTTTTGATTTGAATATCTTTTTCACGTGCCTGATATTGAACATCAATTAATAAACACTAAGCACTCTTATCGACAAGCTTTTGTCTTAGCCAGTGGCAAAgagtgaaatattttgaaagacACAAAATAATACACTTAAACACTATGTATTAATGTGTAGTGCGTTAATTAATCGTTgcaatgataattacatttaaaaagaattacaaAAGGGAAACCAGCAGTAATCGGGTTGTAtagacctttcgccactggtccTTGCTAAACACTATCCTAGGCATTCATCAAGTAAATGTGTTTTAGGACTTGCCGTCGCCGTACGACGCAACGTCATTGTACTCGAACGCGATGGCGCAGTTCGTCAGCATGCAGCACAAGCAGCCGCCCAGCTATGAGGACTGCGTCAAggtaaattatgtatattatttacaagcATTCACTTAGAACAAAAATAAGGATTAGGCTCGATAtgatttataaagaataatgaTCAAGTTATTTGAGATTTCTAATAAGTAATAGGCTTTATCCCTATGTCAGGTAAACTGTAGCCTGGGACATTTGTATTGTGTATCACAGCAATAATTTCAGCGATTTGCAGGTGCAAAAATTGCGTGCATGCATGATGAACGAAACTATAATAAAGTTTGCAAATTAATGAAcccatattaatttatttgtctgTTATTTGATAATCATTTTAACAATAAGCTCGTACATAATAAGTAGTTGTGAGCGTGTAGTGATGGCCGTTGCCAAATTGATGTTTAATGAAGTATTGTTGGCAGCCGGGTCAGACGCTGCAGCCGTACGGCGGCGGCGGGCTGGGCGCGTCGCTGTCGCCGCCCTACTCCAACCACTCGGGACACTCCAATCACTCGCCCACGCACAGCAACCACACCGCCTCGCCACATGCGTATATTGGTTAGTATCAAACTTCTTTACTTTCTTATATTAGTTTTTGCCTACAGCTCTGCctgcgtgaattttttttttccaaaaataccCTATAGCACTTGGGAGTAATGTTATGTTGTAACCTTCCAGTTAGTGAAAAtctttcaaaattagtttagtagttcctgagattaacgcgtttgAACAAACTCAACGAGTCAACTCAAAAGctttagaatattaataaagataaatgcGAGACTTTGTCGTATTTCAGTGAGTCAACTATAGTTATAgctgacataatatatttgatgtTCTTGGTTCCATCTTCAGTTATTTTCATTGGTCAGTTAAGTAATTCATAAGAGAAATATTTTCGAAAGGAAACTGTATATACAGTTCGGTGATTTTGTATAAATTGGAATTTGTCAATCAATGgagatatacaaataaaaaagtgagAAATATTATATGCTGCTATTGCAAAGTCAGTATCCTAATAAATCGAGGTTTTTATCATTACAAGTtgtagcataaaaaatattaaataaaataaaaaagcaacatATTGTTTGTGTACTTACTAAGGGTAATTTTGTCGTGCAGGGTCCCCGTCGCCGGGCAAGTCGCGGCCGTCGCTGCCGACGTCGCCGGCGCACATGGCGGCGCTGCGCCACTCGCACCAGCACCAGCTCGACGCGTACTCCACGCTTGCGCATCTCGGTCAGTCATATTTACTTAAGAAATTTCTGTATCTGCTATTGTACAGGCCGacaattagtaataatatatttcattgaatCAAAATAGATCAATTTTACAAAACACAGTTGGTGTACTGTTGTTATAGagttgttaatttaaatatttttttaattacatttgtcgTAATAAGAAGATGATCTACTGATATCTAAGCTgcaataattgtgtcgactggcaagggataattATTTCTAGTCAATTGATTTCTTAGACgctactccgcttaccatccAGTGGAGTTGAATCATTGATATGTCCGTATAAAAAGCATTCTGTCTTGGTGTCCGGCTGTTGTACTGACAGTGAATAAATTTACTCTGCAGTAATATTACCTGAGTTGTAAAATTGGCTACAATAAAACCTCCATAAGTGTGACCGACGATACTTTACGAAATTTTCTAAAGCTAAATGAAATTGACGAGTATTGTATCGCTTTGTATAGCTCTATATAGCAAGTATTGTTATAATGGTTTGTTTGCAGGTGCTAACGGGCAGCACGGGTCGGCGCAGCTGCAGGCGGTGATGACGCACGCCGCTGCGCTTGGGCAGGTGCAGGCCGCGCAGCATCCACACATCAACATTATGTCGGGTGAGTATATCACACGCGGTATTGTTCCGTAAAtgcaaatagaaaatatttgtcacTCCTGACGCACTAAAAGTGTTGGAGAGATGTAGACTACGGTTCCTATGTTAAACAGTTGTACTTTGTTAGCAGACATATACCAAAAAATATCTCGTGTCTTTGGTATAGTAGAAAATGTACCTTATCTAATAGGAAATATGTATGTAGGTCTGTACGGAAGCTGGGGTATTGGCGACACGTTCCCCACTCCATCGCCCGAGTCTCCTGAACACTGGTCGTCGCCGTCGCCGCAGACGCCGCTTACGCAGTCGCCGCACTCCGACTGGTCCGACCGCGCCGCGCTCTCGCCGAACGATCTGCAGCAGACCAACAAGGGCGGCACCGAAGccatttacatttaataacacTCTTACGGACCAGGAAATAATGTACACTTTACACTCACATTGTAAACTATTCGACTAAACTCGATCTTATTGTGTACAATGCAGATGAAGTCGAGGACGGCTTAGTAACTAGTGTAGTTGAGGCAAACTCGACTTTATAGTGTGCTATTAAGGTATTTTACGTAACGTCGAAGCAGCGAACTAGAAGCTGGTTGAATTGTACAgagaaaaaaatgatattaatgcaccgtgtaaattattttggaaCGCAACGGCGAATCCGTTCGGAACCACGTctaaattgttttttggttAAGTTAGAGGTGCTATAGTGCCGATATAGACTGATTTGTACAGCCATGACTCGATGTATATTAACGTAATATAGCGTAACGACGCCCAACAGACAATCTCGCGACGCGATTAAACCtatttggtttttttttatatatttttttaaaatacacaacGTTTTCGTGACTATGAATctgaaattataatgtaacttattccttttttagttttttgttttttttttttgttttttattgtgaatttgAGACGTTAAACCCGGAGATTTTAGACATTATACGCACTATAAAATGAATTGTTTCGTTGTTAAATCTTTCTTATTATCTTGTTTGTATAAGTCAGTGTTTAAAAtcgataattttaaacaaacgtGTTTTTATGCATATGAGATTGTTTAGCGTACAGTCGGAGATTttgtagagtttttttttatatgtataaaaattatataaggggaggaataataaaaaaaaaactgagtaaagaaaaaaacaattgacaatttaaatcgtatttcatttatttggaaagaaaacgttttttttgtgacaaacaagctaaaacaaaaaaaaaaaaacattaaaagcaGGTGACATTGAGAAGCAATCCATTATGaacataagataaaaatatatatggtacattattattataaaacttagatgaattaattaacattaataaataatttactatccCGACTGTACCGATGTGAACAGAAATTATTTATGTGTGATTctgtagtttataattttttatgtactgTAGTGTATAGGCAAATTTTGATTGTCTATTAAGTCGAGGTCAATAAAATATGAGCCATCCCCAATAATatatcgaaaataattttaagattgacaataattaaacataaagtaatgataaaaatatgtgaTAATCAAACTGAAATTAAGCATGGATCAaatatggtatatttttattaacctcGGCCTATCGCAAATTGTTAGTTCGATGTAAGCGGTGTGAGATTGAACCCTGTTCGTAGAAGTCTTGTACGTCGGAGGTATCAATTTCAACCTTTATTTAAGCACATATCTTCCGGAGAATCCAAATCATTCCATGTTTGCTTCCAATTTTTAGGCCATGGAAGTGTTAAGGGTGATATTCAGGTAATCTAAAATTACGTAAAGgtttaagatttttatagatTGGATATTATTTTGAAGTATTCGTGTGgtactgaaataattttttttatttacccatatgtcttaaatttttaatgtacaaaatatagttattgaattttgtttagcACACTGAAAACGGTATTTGCTAAAAATGagaatatattatgcatttcATCTTGCatataaatgtgtgatgttaaACTGTTCTTTTTTAGGTTTATTGCATTTAGTATTTGGtgcgtaacaatatttttttctaagttCTAAGTTAACCTCACGTGACAATGCAATGAAATATAAGTTTACATAAGAATATCATCTTTTCACTGGGCCTCATTCCCGTCTAAGTGTAATCGTAAATAAGATCTCATCATTCCATGTGTCGCTTTAATCGAAAATGTTGTTATTCTTGGTACCATTCGTGCTCAATATTGTTAAACTATACAATTCCGtactatttgtaatatattttatataagtatcaTATTAGTGAGTTTATGAAACTGCTGCCTATACGAGAAGCGCCTacgttatttgtaaatatttaattattatttttttaataatgtaatatttaattttgacagaCAATGATCTTCGTTAGGCTTACGGTAGTCTATAGTTTGTTGACtttgaccagaaaaataaaaacgttccAGTTttgaatagatatttttaatttgcattttttatttttgtggtcaggttttttaattttaatattttttctgtgtcATCGCGATGTGCCAATGAGCGGAAAAATTAGGTGTCATTTCGAcagattgaaaatattatgcaacAGATAACGATGTGTAATTAGTTTGTAAGATTTAGAGTTCTGTGTAGCAACGCGTGCTTCCTTTAAATGCAGATTGTGTAAGAAGATATGATACTCTAAAAATGGATTACGTTCCAAATCACGCAGCAAACAAAACAATCCAAATGTAAACACAATATACACGTAAAATAGGGAACGTAATGGCACGATTTTTAACACACAATGCCTTAACACGGACCAAGTACAAactgtattgtatttaaaagtgACTGGAAAGTATATTGTGAAAATATCATTTGGCACAGTTATATTTAGTAGCTTTTGTAATGCTTGTATAAGGcacaaagttttgttttgaaagTGAATTTTCAAACTCGTGCCTTTAAAAGTAGCTGTAAGATAGGgacatttgtaatttaaactattaaatatagttcagaataattaattttaagttctgtaaatacattttatcattATGTTTATGAAATGCATTTCTTTGTAAGgatctaaaaacatttttgaggagaatgaaatttttaaatattttccccgtaataaagaaataaataaatattttgtgtttctatttatattgTGTAAGATATACCCGAaacgtatatttttaactaaaatagaTTGACGtaaactttgtaaaataaacacaaataaaaaatttaacaatagtCACGACAATTCacatcaatataaatttaaattggacgtgttttatgtttttatactaCTTCAATAAACACAGTTGATtctcaattttaatatatatctatTGAGTACAGTGAATACTTTAAGTTTATTCgaaaaccaaatatttattttttgaatattaccAACGATTTTTCCTATTAACTTTAAGACCGGCTGAATAGTTTATGCTCCTTTGCGTAATTTTAACGATCATATTTCAAagtcaaacatttttaattctacctacatttacaagaaaaaaataaatactgttatcGAGCAACATTTATGACTTTCATGttcttttcaattttattgatttaagtgTTATAATGAAAGTCAATACTGGAGTAAAACCTGTTATTTCAAgtgatgtttttataaatttcacgtGGTATATTGTAACGTAAGTGACCATTTTGCATCTAACGATTTGTAgcatattttattcttttattgatACCGCGTTTAGATTTTGTACTGCAAAATGAAGATGATCGTATAGTGTTATATGGTTAAAACAAGTCCAAGATATCCAAGAGTTCCAAGATTTAGTCAAGCCAAAAAATACCCATAGCATTCATGACACTCGACTAGATGACCACGGTCATTGACCGTGGTACCATGCActttgtaaaattgtttgtgttgATACATTTGAGGTATACTATTTTTTCTGCGTGTTACTTGCATCATACAGTTgtattaacatttaacaaatgTTTGTTCACATCTAAGCAAGGGTTTACACGCTACTTAATGACTCCTTTTCTTCCGTAGATTGATATACCTTTCAGTAacgtaaagataataaaatttccCTCCACTGCTTGTTGTGGCGATCGTTGTAAATGCCTTTTATAGGTCCACATATCAGAATACAATGCTATGACAACCCTGCCACAACCAACATAGAAGTATGATAATTGATAAGTGTTTCTTAAATACATAAACTTATAGTGTAGTTTATCCATCCTTATTGGACATATCTAATCTACAGGAATGTGACTTTTGATCTCAAGCACCACTAATGATCGTAGACAAGATGCACTCCGTAATAGCACTACGTCCTCGCGGCGAATTATCGACAGCGTGGTGGGTGACAGCCCTAGCGATGTCACTAATTACAGTAGGGACAGTGGGAGGCAATGCTGCTGTACTCACTGCGCTGCGGCGAGTGCAGCGTGCGCCTGCGCATTACCCGCTAGCGAGCCTGGCTACTGCTGATCTGTTGCTCGGTCTACTGGTGCTGCCTATAGCTGCGGCTAGAGATTTGTTCGTGTTCCATTTGAGTAAGTACGTTTTcagttatcaattataattgtgtCACATATCTTAAGCAATTGCTAAGTGATTATTGTCGTCTGTGAATGAATGATAAGGTGCGTAGGAGTATTTTAGGCAGGAAAAGAAATTCGAACGACATAATggcattcttttttttaattaacacaaaCAATTTTTGAGTTCATGTGGTTgtacaaaaattacttaattccTCATTCTTTCAGACTGGGCCATTTGCTCATGCTGGAGTACCCTGGACGTGCTCTGCTGCACAGCATCGATCCTGTCCATCTGTACCCTGGGTTGGGAGCGCTGGTGCGGGATCACCAACCCGTTCGCGCGCGCCAGACGAGCCCGCCGCGCTAGACTGCTGGCCGCATTAGTATGGcctgtgtctgtgtgtgtggcGTTACCAACTGCGTTTATACCATCGCCGAAGCACTTCTTCCCAGGGGAGATACCTAAGGCCTGCTCTGTTAATACTAATGTTGGGTAAGTTGAGTATTAAATGAATGATCAACTAGACATCGAATCAATACATACACATCACCCCTtgatctccaaaggggtaggtataggtgcaaccagggtacccatTTTTCGCCTGTATATTTCGTCCCATGTATAGGGGACGAGTCTATCGCCCTATCAAGCACAAATGTCAGACTGCGGGCTGATTTGAGTAGAAAAATGTATCGCTTTtaccgacctgggattcgaacccaaggcCTCATTGCGCTGTCatactgcgcacgcaatacaactatgccaccgagacagtctatCTTTGCTCAAATAACAACTCATTCttgctttaatttataaatcaagCCAACGAGCTAATATTATATGTGTTGTTACAGCTATGTATTCTTCAGCATGTCTCTGTCGTTCTACGTGCCGGCAAGCGTGATGGTATTTCTTTACTCGCGTATATTGCGCGCGTTGGCA
The sequence above is drawn from the Manduca sexta isolate Smith_Timp_Sample1 chromosome 28, JHU_Msex_v1.0, whole genome shotgun sequence genome and encodes:
- the LOC115443316 gene encoding neurogenic locus Notch protein isoform X1, whose product is MINLFLNWDSLYVDVKLSTWICTSRYAGEFCQHLNPCHSESSPRCQNGGSCRVRPGASGGSPSFACDCPLGYSASLCEIRVPAACDSAPCLNGATCRLTSLDTYECDCPPGYTGDECSHEDHCASQPCRNGGRCVADNTTTAGYSCACPPGFTGSRCTEDVVECSSGSGPCHHGRCFNTHGSYTCVCEPGYTGRDCDAEYVPCEPSPCLHDGRCTPLDPLRYECDCPPGYRGQNCEIDIDDCPGHLCQNGATCIDGLNSYTCECPPTFTGTLCEIDVDECALRPLVCQNGATCTNSLGGFSCICVNGWTGPECSVNIDDCAGAACFNGATCIDRVGSFYCKCTPGKTGLLCHLDDACTSNPCHADAICDTSPINGSYTCSCASGYKGLDCSEDIDECEQGSPCEHDGICVNTPGSFACNCSVGFTGPRCETNVNECESHPCRNDGSCLDDPGTFRCVCMPGFTGTQCEVEIDECANNPCLNGGVCHDLINAFRCTCVIGFTGARCQVNIDDCASSPCRNGGTCHDSIAGYTCECPPGYTGMSCETNINDCLSAPCHRGECIDGDNSFTCNCHPGYTGRVCQTQINECESNPCQFGGHCEDLIGGYQCRCKPGTSGRNCEINVNECYSNPCRNGATCIDGINRYTCECIPGFTGQHCETNINECLSNPCANGGKCIDRINGFRCECPRGYYDARCLSDVNECASNPCINGGSCEDGVNQFICHCLPGYGGQRCERDIDECSSNPCQHGGTCHDRLNAYKCDCVLGFTGVNCETNIDDCAGNPCLHGGSCIDLVNGYRCVCAPPHSGRNCENTLDPCTPNQCRHGGRCVAEASYAEFTCACPVGWAGALCERDVDECAVTAPCHNHATCRNTDGSYACVCARGYEGKDCAVNTDDCASFPCQNGATCLDSIGDYNCVCASGFAGKHCEVDIDECQSRPCMNGATCNQYVASYTCTCPLGFSGINCQTNDEDCTESSCMNGGTCIDGINSYNCSCPPGYTGSNCQFRINMCDSSPCDNGATCHDHVTYYTCHCPYGYTGKHCEAYVDWCEGNPCENGATCSQKGPQYTCTCAPGWSGKLCDVEMVSCKDAAIRKGVKLKQLCNNGSCEDIGNSHRCHCLDGYTGSYCQKEINECDSAPCQNGAVCKDLVGTYQCQCAKGFQGQNCELNVNDCLPNPCQNGGTCHDLINNFSCSCPFGTLGKICEINVNDCKQDACHNNGSCIDKVGGFECKCPPGFVGPRCEGDINECLSNPCSAPGTQDCVQLVNDYHCNCKPGYMGRHCDAKVNFCANSPCQSGGICTAIQGGHECLCNDGFYGKNCEYSGYACDSNPCQNGGYCHTSEIGGYVCECLSGLSGINCEVDSMNECLSNPCKHPEARCIDKPGDYLCYCPRQWTGKNCDIHDPHSRGGYGSGGFNSKNPVLTLQELDLAYQREQCVKLGCKEKQADHHCDEECNTYACEFDGNDCSLGINPWANCTAPIKCWEVFMDGECNEVCNTQACLFDGRDCQKSLQRCNPIYDAYCQKHYANGHCDYGCNNAECNWDGLDCESEPPHLAEGVMSVTLLMDMRTFKENSVAFLRDLGHQLRTTVLIKKDHLGNDMVYPWKGSTDVGLQDTEFGKKHNIVFTERGQSGVLVYLEIDNRKCTSMSSSECFFSAQEAAEFLAATASKHSLSPDFPIFQVKGVNPPTTDDGQTNYKYVFIGVILCLLAGLLIGVLVTANRKRAAGVTWFPEGFMRNNSSTRRRSRRRGPDGQEMRNLNKGSMGCIDVDINGGHMVPPHWSDEDDDGSAPPRAKRARGPGDANGAPGGYASDHTAITDYEEAGHDSRVWTQQHLDAADIRVPPSMMTPPGIHDGHVDVDARGPLGMTPLMVAAVRGGGLDAGSDAEDEAAAHAISELVAQGAQLDAAMDKTGETSLHLAARYARADAAKRLLDAGADANSQDNTGRTPLHAAVAADALGVFQILLRNRATNLNARMHDGTTPLILAARLAIEGMVEDLINADADINAADNSGKTALHWAAAVNNVDAVNVLLAHGANRDAQDDKDETPLFLGAREGSYGACRALLDAMANREITDHMDRLPRDVAQERMHDDIVRLLDDHCPRPPPQHHHLMSSPNPHPQLLNQPTVISASAAKGKPKKPRAKAGPDSPQDQIFDNNNLQQTQIRRKPSVKKSNKKVAQEVPQSVESLGSSLSPVESPLQNLQDLPSPYDATSLYSNAMAQFVSMQHKQPPSYEDCVKYCWQPGQTLQPYGGGGLGASLSPPYSNHSGHSNHSPTHSNHTASPHAYIGSPSPGKSRPSLPTSPAHMAALRHSHQHQLDAYSTLAHLGANGQHGSAQLQAVMTHAAALGQVQAAQHPHINIMSGLYGSWGIGDTFPTPSPESPEHWSSPSPQTPLTQSPHSDWSDRAALSPNDLQQTNKGGTEAIYI